In one window of Oncorhynchus kisutch isolate 150728-3 linkage group LG16, Okis_V2, whole genome shotgun sequence DNA:
- the LOC109884434 gene encoding RNA-binding motif, single-stranded-interacting protein 1-like isoform X1, whose amino-acid sequence MIFANTANPLKSTYRKQSYPMAPASPSTVSTSSNSSTTGWDQLSKTNLYIRGLPPATTDLDLVKLCQPYGKIVSAKAILDKTTNKCKGYGFVDFDSPAAAQKTVHALKTSGIQAQMAKQQQEQDPTNLYISNLPVSVDEQELEGLLRPFGQVISTRVLRDYSGASRGVGFARMESKEMCNSAIAHFNGKFIKTAPGTMAPSEPLLCKFADGQRKRHSHSPYIPSGRTWPREGELRLGGMTLTYDPTSAAMQNGYYASPYTLTANRMMAQQAMSPYMSPVTSYQVQNPSWMAHQPYIMQHPQAVMSPSVDHTMTMQPTAVMTQQMGHLSLGSSGAQYISANAAVQAAYIPQYAHMQQTAFFPLQENGSQQQVDSSNNSSPYSQQSK is encoded by the exons ATGATCTTTGCAAACACTGCCAACCCGTTGAAGAGCACATATCGGAAGCAG TCGTACCCCATGGCTCCAGCCAGCCCCAGCACGGTGAGcaccagcagcaacagcagcaccaCAGGATGGGACCAGCTCAGCAAAACGAACCTGTACATCCGCGGCCTGCCTCCAGCAACCACTGACCTGGACCTGGTCAAGCTCTGCCAGCC ATACGGCAAGATCGTGTCGGCAAAGGCCATCCTCGATAAAACAACTAACAAATGTAAAG ggtaTGGATTTGTGGACTTTGACAGCCCTGCAGCAGCCCAGAAGACGGTCCATGCCCTAAAGACCAGTGGGATACAAGCCCAGATGGCTAAG CAGCAACAGGAGCAGGACCCCACCAACCTGTACATCTCCAACCTGCCTGTGTCTGTAGACGAGCAGGAGCTAGAGGGGCTGCTGAGGCCTTTTGGACAGGTCATCTCCACCCGCGTCCTCAGAGACTACAGCGGGGCCAGCAGAGGGGTCGGCTTCGCCAG GATGGAGTCCAAGGAGATGTGTAACTCAGCTATAGCCCACTTCAATGGGAAGTTTATCAAGACGGCGCCTGGAACTATGG CTCCCTCTGAGCCCCTGCTGTGTAAGTTTGCCGATGGTCAGAGGAAGAGGCACAGCCACAGTCCATACATCCCCAGCGGTCGCACTTGGCCCCGAGAGGGAGAGCTCAGACTT GGCGGGATGACTCTCACCTACGACCCCACCTCAGCTGCTATGCAGAACGGCTATTATGCCTCTCCCTACACCCTAACGGCCAATAGAATGATGGCTCAGCAAGCCATGTCTCCCTACATGTCTCCTGTCACCTCCTACCAG GTACAGAATCCTTCCTGGATGGCCCACCAGCCTTACATCATGCAACACCCA caggCAGTAATGTCGCCCTCTGTGGACCACACCATGACAATGCAGCCCACCGCCGTCATGACACAGCAGATGGGCCATCTCTCATTGGGCAGCAGTGGAGCG CAGTATATTTCAGCCAACGCTGCAGTCCAGGCAGCCTATATTCCTCAGTACGCCCACATGCAGCAGACAGCC TTTTTCCCTCTTCAGGAAAATGGTTCACAGCAACAAGTGGATTCGTCCAATAATTCGTCTCCCTACAGTCAACAGAGCAAGTAA
- the LOC109884434 gene encoding RNA-binding motif, single-stranded-interacting protein 1-like isoform X8, which yields MIFANTANPLKSTYRKQSYPMAPASPSTVSTSSNSSTTGWDQLSKTNLYIRGLPPATTDLDLVKLCQPYGKIVSAKAILDKTTNKCKGYGFVDFDSPAAAQKTVHALKTSGIQAQMAKQQEQDPTNLYISNLPVSVDEQELEGLLRPFGQVISTRVLRDYSGASRGVGFARMESKEMCNSAIAHFNGKFIKTAPGTMAPSEPLLCKFADGQRKRHSHSPYIPSGRTWPREGELRLGGMTLTYDPTSAAMQNGYYASPYTLTANRMMAQQAMSPYMSPVTSYQVQNPSWMAHQPYIMQHPQAVMSPSVDHTMTMQPTAVMTQQMGHLSLGSSGAQYISANAAVQAAYIPQYAHMQQTAENGSQQQVDSSNNSSPYSQQSK from the exons ATGATCTTTGCAAACACTGCCAACCCGTTGAAGAGCACATATCGGAAGCAG TCGTACCCCATGGCTCCAGCCAGCCCCAGCACGGTGAGcaccagcagcaacagcagcaccaCAGGATGGGACCAGCTCAGCAAAACGAACCTGTACATCCGCGGCCTGCCTCCAGCAACCACTGACCTGGACCTGGTCAAGCTCTGCCAGCC ATACGGCAAGATCGTGTCGGCAAAGGCCATCCTCGATAAAACAACTAACAAATGTAAAG ggtaTGGATTTGTGGACTTTGACAGCCCTGCAGCAGCCCAGAAGACGGTCCATGCCCTAAAGACCAGTGGGATACAAGCCCAGATGGCTAAG CAACAGGAGCAGGACCCCACCAACCTGTACATCTCCAACCTGCCTGTGTCTGTAGACGAGCAGGAGCTAGAGGGGCTGCTGAGGCCTTTTGGACAGGTCATCTCCACCCGCGTCCTCAGAGACTACAGCGGGGCCAGCAGAGGGGTCGGCTTCGCCAG GATGGAGTCCAAGGAGATGTGTAACTCAGCTATAGCCCACTTCAATGGGAAGTTTATCAAGACGGCGCCTGGAACTATGG CTCCCTCTGAGCCCCTGCTGTGTAAGTTTGCCGATGGTCAGAGGAAGAGGCACAGCCACAGTCCATACATCCCCAGCGGTCGCACTTGGCCCCGAGAGGGAGAGCTCAGACTT GGCGGGATGACTCTCACCTACGACCCCACCTCAGCTGCTATGCAGAACGGCTATTATGCCTCTCCCTACACCCTAACGGCCAATAGAATGATGGCTCAGCAAGCCATGTCTCCCTACATGTCTCCTGTCACCTCCTACCAG GTACAGAATCCTTCCTGGATGGCCCACCAGCCTTACATCATGCAACACCCA caggCAGTAATGTCGCCCTCTGTGGACCACACCATGACAATGCAGCCCACCGCCGTCATGACACAGCAGATGGGCCATCTCTCATTGGGCAGCAGTGGAGCG CAGTATATTTCAGCCAACGCTGCAGTCCAGGCAGCCTATATTCCTCAGTACGCCCACATGCAGCAGACAGCC GAAAATGGTTCACAGCAACAAGTGGATTCGTCCAATAATTCGTCTCCCTACAGTCAACAGAGCAAGTAA
- the LOC109884434 gene encoding RNA-binding motif, single-stranded-interacting protein 1-like isoform X2, with product MIFANTANPLKSTYRKQSYPMAPASPSTVSTSSNSSTTGWDQLSKTNLYIRGLPPATTDLDLVKLCQPYGKIVSAKAILDKTTNKCKGYGFVDFDSPAAAQKTVHALKTSGIQAQMAKQQQEQDPTNLYISNLPVSVDEQELEGLLRPFGQVISTRVLRDYSGASRGVGFARMESKEMCNSAIAHFNGKFIKTAPGTMAPSEPLLCKFADGQRKRHSHSPYIPSGRTWPREGELRLGGMTLTYDPTSAAMQNGYYASPYTLTANRMMAQQAMSPYMSPVTSYQVQNPSWMAHQPYIMQHPQAVMSPSVDHTMTMQPTAVMTQQMGHLSLGSSGAQYISANAAVQAAYIPQYAHMQQTAVSSEENGSQQQVDSSNNSSPYSQQSK from the exons ATGATCTTTGCAAACACTGCCAACCCGTTGAAGAGCACATATCGGAAGCAG TCGTACCCCATGGCTCCAGCCAGCCCCAGCACGGTGAGcaccagcagcaacagcagcaccaCAGGATGGGACCAGCTCAGCAAAACGAACCTGTACATCCGCGGCCTGCCTCCAGCAACCACTGACCTGGACCTGGTCAAGCTCTGCCAGCC ATACGGCAAGATCGTGTCGGCAAAGGCCATCCTCGATAAAACAACTAACAAATGTAAAG ggtaTGGATTTGTGGACTTTGACAGCCCTGCAGCAGCCCAGAAGACGGTCCATGCCCTAAAGACCAGTGGGATACAAGCCCAGATGGCTAAG CAGCAACAGGAGCAGGACCCCACCAACCTGTACATCTCCAACCTGCCTGTGTCTGTAGACGAGCAGGAGCTAGAGGGGCTGCTGAGGCCTTTTGGACAGGTCATCTCCACCCGCGTCCTCAGAGACTACAGCGGGGCCAGCAGAGGGGTCGGCTTCGCCAG GATGGAGTCCAAGGAGATGTGTAACTCAGCTATAGCCCACTTCAATGGGAAGTTTATCAAGACGGCGCCTGGAACTATGG CTCCCTCTGAGCCCCTGCTGTGTAAGTTTGCCGATGGTCAGAGGAAGAGGCACAGCCACAGTCCATACATCCCCAGCGGTCGCACTTGGCCCCGAGAGGGAGAGCTCAGACTT GGCGGGATGACTCTCACCTACGACCCCACCTCAGCTGCTATGCAGAACGGCTATTATGCCTCTCCCTACACCCTAACGGCCAATAGAATGATGGCTCAGCAAGCCATGTCTCCCTACATGTCTCCTGTCACCTCCTACCAG GTACAGAATCCTTCCTGGATGGCCCACCAGCCTTACATCATGCAACACCCA caggCAGTAATGTCGCCCTCTGTGGACCACACCATGACAATGCAGCCCACCGCCGTCATGACACAGCAGATGGGCCATCTCTCATTGGGCAGCAGTGGAGCG CAGTATATTTCAGCCAACGCTGCAGTCCAGGCAGCCTATATTCCTCAGTACGCCCACATGCAGCAGACAGCCGTAAGTTCCGAG GAAAATGGTTCACAGCAACAAGTGGATTCGTCCAATAATTCGTCTCCCTACAGTCAACAGAGCAAGTAA
- the LOC109884434 gene encoding RNA-binding motif, single-stranded-interacting protein 1-like isoform X7, which produces MIFANTANPLKSTYRKQSYPMAPASPSTVSTSSNSSTTGWDQLSKTNLYIRGLPPATTDLDLVKLCQPYGKIVSAKAILDKTTNKCKGYGFVDFDSPAAAQKTVHALKTSGIQAQMAKQQQEQDPTNLYISNLPVSVDEQELEGLLRPFGQVISTRVLRDYSGASRGVGFARMESKEMCNSAIAHFNGKFIKTAPGTMAPSEPLLCKFADGQRKRHSHSPYIPSGRTWPREGELRLGGMTLTYDPTSAAMQNGYYASPYTLTANRMMAQQAMSPYMSPVTSYQVQNPSWMAHQPYIMQHPQAVMSPSVDHTMTMQPTAVMTQQMGHLSLGSSGAQYISANAAVQAAYIPQYAHMQQTAENGSQQQVDSSNNSSPYSQQSK; this is translated from the exons ATGATCTTTGCAAACACTGCCAACCCGTTGAAGAGCACATATCGGAAGCAG TCGTACCCCATGGCTCCAGCCAGCCCCAGCACGGTGAGcaccagcagcaacagcagcaccaCAGGATGGGACCAGCTCAGCAAAACGAACCTGTACATCCGCGGCCTGCCTCCAGCAACCACTGACCTGGACCTGGTCAAGCTCTGCCAGCC ATACGGCAAGATCGTGTCGGCAAAGGCCATCCTCGATAAAACAACTAACAAATGTAAAG ggtaTGGATTTGTGGACTTTGACAGCCCTGCAGCAGCCCAGAAGACGGTCCATGCCCTAAAGACCAGTGGGATACAAGCCCAGATGGCTAAG CAGCAACAGGAGCAGGACCCCACCAACCTGTACATCTCCAACCTGCCTGTGTCTGTAGACGAGCAGGAGCTAGAGGGGCTGCTGAGGCCTTTTGGACAGGTCATCTCCACCCGCGTCCTCAGAGACTACAGCGGGGCCAGCAGAGGGGTCGGCTTCGCCAG GATGGAGTCCAAGGAGATGTGTAACTCAGCTATAGCCCACTTCAATGGGAAGTTTATCAAGACGGCGCCTGGAACTATGG CTCCCTCTGAGCCCCTGCTGTGTAAGTTTGCCGATGGTCAGAGGAAGAGGCACAGCCACAGTCCATACATCCCCAGCGGTCGCACTTGGCCCCGAGAGGGAGAGCTCAGACTT GGCGGGATGACTCTCACCTACGACCCCACCTCAGCTGCTATGCAGAACGGCTATTATGCCTCTCCCTACACCCTAACGGCCAATAGAATGATGGCTCAGCAAGCCATGTCTCCCTACATGTCTCCTGTCACCTCCTACCAG GTACAGAATCCTTCCTGGATGGCCCACCAGCCTTACATCATGCAACACCCA caggCAGTAATGTCGCCCTCTGTGGACCACACCATGACAATGCAGCCCACCGCCGTCATGACACAGCAGATGGGCCATCTCTCATTGGGCAGCAGTGGAGCG CAGTATATTTCAGCCAACGCTGCAGTCCAGGCAGCCTATATTCCTCAGTACGCCCACATGCAGCAGACAGCC GAAAATGGTTCACAGCAACAAGTGGATTCGTCCAATAATTCGTCTCCCTACAGTCAACAGAGCAAGTAA
- the LOC109884434 gene encoding RNA-binding motif, single-stranded-interacting protein 1-like isoform X6, producing the protein MIFANTANPLKSTYRKQSYPMAPASPSTVSTSSNSSTTGWDQLSKTNLYIRGLPPATTDLDLVKLCQPYGKIVSAKAILDKTTNKCKGYGFVDFDSPAAAQKTVHALKTSGIQAQMAKQQEQDPTNLYISNLPVSVDEQELEGLLRPFGQVISTRVLRDYSGASRGVGFARMESKEMCNSAIAHFNGKFIKTAPGTMAPSEPLLCKFADGQRKRHSHSPYIPSGRTWPREGELRLGGMTLTYDPTSAAMQNGYYASPYTLTANRMMAQQAMSPYMSPVTSYQVQNPSWMAHQPYIMQHPQAVMSPSVDHTMTMQPTAVMTQQMGHLSLGSSGAYISANAAVQAAYIPQYAHMQQTAVSSEENGSQQQVDSSNNSSPYSQQSK; encoded by the exons ATGATCTTTGCAAACACTGCCAACCCGTTGAAGAGCACATATCGGAAGCAG TCGTACCCCATGGCTCCAGCCAGCCCCAGCACGGTGAGcaccagcagcaacagcagcaccaCAGGATGGGACCAGCTCAGCAAAACGAACCTGTACATCCGCGGCCTGCCTCCAGCAACCACTGACCTGGACCTGGTCAAGCTCTGCCAGCC ATACGGCAAGATCGTGTCGGCAAAGGCCATCCTCGATAAAACAACTAACAAATGTAAAG ggtaTGGATTTGTGGACTTTGACAGCCCTGCAGCAGCCCAGAAGACGGTCCATGCCCTAAAGACCAGTGGGATACAAGCCCAGATGGCTAAG CAACAGGAGCAGGACCCCACCAACCTGTACATCTCCAACCTGCCTGTGTCTGTAGACGAGCAGGAGCTAGAGGGGCTGCTGAGGCCTTTTGGACAGGTCATCTCCACCCGCGTCCTCAGAGACTACAGCGGGGCCAGCAGAGGGGTCGGCTTCGCCAG GATGGAGTCCAAGGAGATGTGTAACTCAGCTATAGCCCACTTCAATGGGAAGTTTATCAAGACGGCGCCTGGAACTATGG CTCCCTCTGAGCCCCTGCTGTGTAAGTTTGCCGATGGTCAGAGGAAGAGGCACAGCCACAGTCCATACATCCCCAGCGGTCGCACTTGGCCCCGAGAGGGAGAGCTCAGACTT GGCGGGATGACTCTCACCTACGACCCCACCTCAGCTGCTATGCAGAACGGCTATTATGCCTCTCCCTACACCCTAACGGCCAATAGAATGATGGCTCAGCAAGCCATGTCTCCCTACATGTCTCCTGTCACCTCCTACCAG GTACAGAATCCTTCCTGGATGGCCCACCAGCCTTACATCATGCAACACCCA caggCAGTAATGTCGCCCTCTGTGGACCACACCATGACAATGCAGCCCACCGCCGTCATGACACAGCAGATGGGCCATCTCTCATTGGGCAGCAGTGGAGCG TATATTTCAGCCAACGCTGCAGTCCAGGCAGCCTATATTCCTCAGTACGCCCACATGCAGCAGACAGCCGTAAGTTCCGAG GAAAATGGTTCACAGCAACAAGTGGATTCGTCCAATAATTCGTCTCCCTACAGTCAACAGAGCAAGTAA
- the LOC109884434 gene encoding RNA-binding motif, single-stranded-interacting protein 1-like isoform X9, with product MIFANTANPLKSTYRKQSYPMAPASPSTVSTSSNSSTTGWDQLSKTNLYIRGLPPATTDLDLVKLCQPYGKIVSAKAILDKTTNKCKGYGFVDFDSPAAAQKTVHALKTSGIQAQMAKQQQEQDPTNLYISNLPVSVDEQELEGLLRPFGQVISTRVLRDYSGASRGVGFARMESKEMCNSAIAHFNGKFIKTAPGTMAPSEPLLCKFADGQRKRHSHSPYIPSGRTWPREGELRLGGMTLTYDPTSAAMQNGYYASPYTLTANRMMAQQAMSPYMSPVTSYQVQNPSWMAHQPYIMQHPQAVMSPSVDHTMTMQPTAVMTQQMGHLSLGSSGAYISANAAVQAAYIPQYAHMQQTAENGSQQQVDSSNNSSPYSQQSK from the exons ATGATCTTTGCAAACACTGCCAACCCGTTGAAGAGCACATATCGGAAGCAG TCGTACCCCATGGCTCCAGCCAGCCCCAGCACGGTGAGcaccagcagcaacagcagcaccaCAGGATGGGACCAGCTCAGCAAAACGAACCTGTACATCCGCGGCCTGCCTCCAGCAACCACTGACCTGGACCTGGTCAAGCTCTGCCAGCC ATACGGCAAGATCGTGTCGGCAAAGGCCATCCTCGATAAAACAACTAACAAATGTAAAG ggtaTGGATTTGTGGACTTTGACAGCCCTGCAGCAGCCCAGAAGACGGTCCATGCCCTAAAGACCAGTGGGATACAAGCCCAGATGGCTAAG CAGCAACAGGAGCAGGACCCCACCAACCTGTACATCTCCAACCTGCCTGTGTCTGTAGACGAGCAGGAGCTAGAGGGGCTGCTGAGGCCTTTTGGACAGGTCATCTCCACCCGCGTCCTCAGAGACTACAGCGGGGCCAGCAGAGGGGTCGGCTTCGCCAG GATGGAGTCCAAGGAGATGTGTAACTCAGCTATAGCCCACTTCAATGGGAAGTTTATCAAGACGGCGCCTGGAACTATGG CTCCCTCTGAGCCCCTGCTGTGTAAGTTTGCCGATGGTCAGAGGAAGAGGCACAGCCACAGTCCATACATCCCCAGCGGTCGCACTTGGCCCCGAGAGGGAGAGCTCAGACTT GGCGGGATGACTCTCACCTACGACCCCACCTCAGCTGCTATGCAGAACGGCTATTATGCCTCTCCCTACACCCTAACGGCCAATAGAATGATGGCTCAGCAAGCCATGTCTCCCTACATGTCTCCTGTCACCTCCTACCAG GTACAGAATCCTTCCTGGATGGCCCACCAGCCTTACATCATGCAACACCCA caggCAGTAATGTCGCCCTCTGTGGACCACACCATGACAATGCAGCCCACCGCCGTCATGACACAGCAGATGGGCCATCTCTCATTGGGCAGCAGTGGAGCG TATATTTCAGCCAACGCTGCAGTCCAGGCAGCCTATATTCCTCAGTACGCCCACATGCAGCAGACAGCC GAAAATGGTTCACAGCAACAAGTGGATTCGTCCAATAATTCGTCTCCCTACAGTCAACAGAGCAAGTAA
- the LOC109884434 gene encoding RNA-binding motif, single-stranded-interacting protein 1-like isoform X5 → MIFANTANPLKSTYRKQSYPMAPASPSTVSTSSNSSTTGWDQLSKTNLYIRGLPPATTDLDLVKLCQPYGKIVSAKAILDKTTNKCKGYGFVDFDSPAAAQKTVHALKTSGIQAQMAKQQQEQDPTNLYISNLPVSVDEQELEGLLRPFGQVISTRVLRDYSGASRGVGFARMESKEMCNSAIAHFNGKFIKTAPGTMAPSEPLLCKFADGQRKRHSHSPYIPSGRTWPREGELRLGGMTLTYDPTSAAMQNGYYASPYTLTANRMMAQQAMSPYMSPVTSYQVQNPSWMAHQPYIMQHPQAVMSPSVDHTMTMQPTAVMTQQMGHLSLGSSGAYISANAAVQAAYIPQYAHMQQTAVSSEENGSQQQVDSSNNSSPYSQQSK, encoded by the exons ATGATCTTTGCAAACACTGCCAACCCGTTGAAGAGCACATATCGGAAGCAG TCGTACCCCATGGCTCCAGCCAGCCCCAGCACGGTGAGcaccagcagcaacagcagcaccaCAGGATGGGACCAGCTCAGCAAAACGAACCTGTACATCCGCGGCCTGCCTCCAGCAACCACTGACCTGGACCTGGTCAAGCTCTGCCAGCC ATACGGCAAGATCGTGTCGGCAAAGGCCATCCTCGATAAAACAACTAACAAATGTAAAG ggtaTGGATTTGTGGACTTTGACAGCCCTGCAGCAGCCCAGAAGACGGTCCATGCCCTAAAGACCAGTGGGATACAAGCCCAGATGGCTAAG CAGCAACAGGAGCAGGACCCCACCAACCTGTACATCTCCAACCTGCCTGTGTCTGTAGACGAGCAGGAGCTAGAGGGGCTGCTGAGGCCTTTTGGACAGGTCATCTCCACCCGCGTCCTCAGAGACTACAGCGGGGCCAGCAGAGGGGTCGGCTTCGCCAG GATGGAGTCCAAGGAGATGTGTAACTCAGCTATAGCCCACTTCAATGGGAAGTTTATCAAGACGGCGCCTGGAACTATGG CTCCCTCTGAGCCCCTGCTGTGTAAGTTTGCCGATGGTCAGAGGAAGAGGCACAGCCACAGTCCATACATCCCCAGCGGTCGCACTTGGCCCCGAGAGGGAGAGCTCAGACTT GGCGGGATGACTCTCACCTACGACCCCACCTCAGCTGCTATGCAGAACGGCTATTATGCCTCTCCCTACACCCTAACGGCCAATAGAATGATGGCTCAGCAAGCCATGTCTCCCTACATGTCTCCTGTCACCTCCTACCAG GTACAGAATCCTTCCTGGATGGCCCACCAGCCTTACATCATGCAACACCCA caggCAGTAATGTCGCCCTCTGTGGACCACACCATGACAATGCAGCCCACCGCCGTCATGACACAGCAGATGGGCCATCTCTCATTGGGCAGCAGTGGAGCG TATATTTCAGCCAACGCTGCAGTCCAGGCAGCCTATATTCCTCAGTACGCCCACATGCAGCAGACAGCCGTAAGTTCCGAG GAAAATGGTTCACAGCAACAAGTGGATTCGTCCAATAATTCGTCTCCCTACAGTCAACAGAGCAAGTAA
- the LOC109884434 gene encoding RNA-binding motif, single-stranded-interacting protein 1-like isoform X3, producing MIFANTANPLKSTYRKQSYPMAPASPSTVSTSSNSSTTGWDQLSKTNLYIRGLPPATTDLDLVKLCQPYGKIVSAKAILDKTTNKCKGYGFVDFDSPAAAQKTVHALKTSGIQAQMAKQQQEQDPTNLYISNLPVSVDEQELEGLLRPFGQVISTRVLRDYSGASRGVGFARMESKEMCNSAIAHFNGKFIKTAPGTMAPSEPLLCKFADGQRKRHSHSPYIPSGRTWPREGELRLGGMTLTYDPTSAAMQNGYYASPYTLTANRMMAQQAMSPYMSPVTSYQVQNPSWMAHQPYIMQHPQAVMSPSVDHTMTMQPTAVMTQQMGHLSLGSSGAYISANAAVQAAYIPQYAHMQQTAFFPLQENGSQQQVDSSNNSSPYSQQSK from the exons ATGATCTTTGCAAACACTGCCAACCCGTTGAAGAGCACATATCGGAAGCAG TCGTACCCCATGGCTCCAGCCAGCCCCAGCACGGTGAGcaccagcagcaacagcagcaccaCAGGATGGGACCAGCTCAGCAAAACGAACCTGTACATCCGCGGCCTGCCTCCAGCAACCACTGACCTGGACCTGGTCAAGCTCTGCCAGCC ATACGGCAAGATCGTGTCGGCAAAGGCCATCCTCGATAAAACAACTAACAAATGTAAAG ggtaTGGATTTGTGGACTTTGACAGCCCTGCAGCAGCCCAGAAGACGGTCCATGCCCTAAAGACCAGTGGGATACAAGCCCAGATGGCTAAG CAGCAACAGGAGCAGGACCCCACCAACCTGTACATCTCCAACCTGCCTGTGTCTGTAGACGAGCAGGAGCTAGAGGGGCTGCTGAGGCCTTTTGGACAGGTCATCTCCACCCGCGTCCTCAGAGACTACAGCGGGGCCAGCAGAGGGGTCGGCTTCGCCAG GATGGAGTCCAAGGAGATGTGTAACTCAGCTATAGCCCACTTCAATGGGAAGTTTATCAAGACGGCGCCTGGAACTATGG CTCCCTCTGAGCCCCTGCTGTGTAAGTTTGCCGATGGTCAGAGGAAGAGGCACAGCCACAGTCCATACATCCCCAGCGGTCGCACTTGGCCCCGAGAGGGAGAGCTCAGACTT GGCGGGATGACTCTCACCTACGACCCCACCTCAGCTGCTATGCAGAACGGCTATTATGCCTCTCCCTACACCCTAACGGCCAATAGAATGATGGCTCAGCAAGCCATGTCTCCCTACATGTCTCCTGTCACCTCCTACCAG GTACAGAATCCTTCCTGGATGGCCCACCAGCCTTACATCATGCAACACCCA caggCAGTAATGTCGCCCTCTGTGGACCACACCATGACAATGCAGCCCACCGCCGTCATGACACAGCAGATGGGCCATCTCTCATTGGGCAGCAGTGGAGCG TATATTTCAGCCAACGCTGCAGTCCAGGCAGCCTATATTCCTCAGTACGCCCACATGCAGCAGACAGCC TTTTTCCCTCTTCAGGAAAATGGTTCACAGCAACAAGTGGATTCGTCCAATAATTCGTCTCCCTACAGTCAACAGAGCAAGTAA
- the LOC109884434 gene encoding RNA-binding motif, single-stranded-interacting protein 1-like isoform X4 has translation MIFANTANPLKSTYRKQSYPMAPASPSTVSTSSNSSTTGWDQLSKTNLYIRGLPPATTDLDLVKLCQPYGKIVSAKAILDKTTNKCKGYGFVDFDSPAAAQKTVHALKTSGIQAQMAKQQEQDPTNLYISNLPVSVDEQELEGLLRPFGQVISTRVLRDYSGASRGVGFARMESKEMCNSAIAHFNGKFIKTAPGTMAPSEPLLCKFADGQRKRHSHSPYIPSGRTWPREGELRLGGMTLTYDPTSAAMQNGYYASPYTLTANRMMAQQAMSPYMSPVTSYQVQNPSWMAHQPYIMQHPQAVMSPSVDHTMTMQPTAVMTQQMGHLSLGSSGAQYISANAAVQAAYIPQYAHMQQTAVSSEENGSQQQVDSSNNSSPYSQQSK, from the exons ATGATCTTTGCAAACACTGCCAACCCGTTGAAGAGCACATATCGGAAGCAG TCGTACCCCATGGCTCCAGCCAGCCCCAGCACGGTGAGcaccagcagcaacagcagcaccaCAGGATGGGACCAGCTCAGCAAAACGAACCTGTACATCCGCGGCCTGCCTCCAGCAACCACTGACCTGGACCTGGTCAAGCTCTGCCAGCC ATACGGCAAGATCGTGTCGGCAAAGGCCATCCTCGATAAAACAACTAACAAATGTAAAG ggtaTGGATTTGTGGACTTTGACAGCCCTGCAGCAGCCCAGAAGACGGTCCATGCCCTAAAGACCAGTGGGATACAAGCCCAGATGGCTAAG CAACAGGAGCAGGACCCCACCAACCTGTACATCTCCAACCTGCCTGTGTCTGTAGACGAGCAGGAGCTAGAGGGGCTGCTGAGGCCTTTTGGACAGGTCATCTCCACCCGCGTCCTCAGAGACTACAGCGGGGCCAGCAGAGGGGTCGGCTTCGCCAG GATGGAGTCCAAGGAGATGTGTAACTCAGCTATAGCCCACTTCAATGGGAAGTTTATCAAGACGGCGCCTGGAACTATGG CTCCCTCTGAGCCCCTGCTGTGTAAGTTTGCCGATGGTCAGAGGAAGAGGCACAGCCACAGTCCATACATCCCCAGCGGTCGCACTTGGCCCCGAGAGGGAGAGCTCAGACTT GGCGGGATGACTCTCACCTACGACCCCACCTCAGCTGCTATGCAGAACGGCTATTATGCCTCTCCCTACACCCTAACGGCCAATAGAATGATGGCTCAGCAAGCCATGTCTCCCTACATGTCTCCTGTCACCTCCTACCAG GTACAGAATCCTTCCTGGATGGCCCACCAGCCTTACATCATGCAACACCCA caggCAGTAATGTCGCCCTCTGTGGACCACACCATGACAATGCAGCCCACCGCCGTCATGACACAGCAGATGGGCCATCTCTCATTGGGCAGCAGTGGAGCG CAGTATATTTCAGCCAACGCTGCAGTCCAGGCAGCCTATATTCCTCAGTACGCCCACATGCAGCAGACAGCCGTAAGTTCCGAG GAAAATGGTTCACAGCAACAAGTGGATTCGTCCAATAATTCGTCTCCCTACAGTCAACAGAGCAAGTAA